Proteins co-encoded in one Kocuria flava genomic window:
- a CDS encoding SDR family NAD(P)-dependent oxidoreductase produces the protein MLTALVTGGTSGIGAAFAEALARRGHALVLVARDGDRLERTAARLRADHGVEVEVLTADLAERGDVDRVAARVADPDRPVDVLVNNAGFSVKTRFTDPDTSAHDRGFEVMCRAVLVLSSAAARAMTARGSGWIVNISSVAGLVRMGSYSAIKAYTTAFTESLAVELAGTGVHVTAVLPGWVRTEFHERAGISGSSIPSFLWLDARRVAEEALEDVARGKVVSIPTRRYRAVAFTMRHLPGGAVRRLSGALSAARQKERATGS, from the coding sequence ATGCTTACCGCTCTCGTGACGGGGGGAACGTCCGGCATCGGCGCCGCGTTCGCCGAGGCCCTGGCCCGCCGCGGCCACGCGCTCGTGCTGGTCGCCCGCGACGGCGACCGGCTGGAGCGCACGGCCGCCCGCCTGCGCGCCGACCACGGCGTGGAGGTCGAGGTGCTGACCGCGGACCTCGCCGAGCGCGGCGACGTCGACCGCGTGGCCGCCCGGGTCGCCGATCCCGACCGGCCGGTGGACGTGCTCGTGAACAACGCCGGCTTCTCCGTGAAGACCCGCTTCACCGACCCGGACACCTCCGCCCACGACCGCGGCTTCGAGGTGATGTGCCGGGCCGTGCTCGTGCTCTCGTCCGCCGCGGCCCGGGCCATGACCGCCCGCGGCTCCGGCTGGATCGTCAACATCTCCTCCGTGGCCGGGCTCGTGCGCATGGGCTCGTACTCCGCGATCAAGGCCTACACCACAGCGTTCACCGAGTCCCTGGCCGTCGAGCTGGCCGGGACCGGGGTGCACGTCACCGCCGTGCTGCCCGGATGGGTCCGCACCGAGTTCCACGAGCGCGCGGGCATCTCGGGCTCGTCGATCCCCTCCTTCCTGTGGCTCGACGCCCGGCGCGTCGCCGAGGAGGCCCTCGAGGACGTCGCCCGCGGCAAGGTCGTCTCGATCCCCACGCGCCGCTACCGCGCGGTGGCCTTCACGATGCGCCACCTGCCGGGCGGGGCCGTGCGGCGCCTGTCCGGGGCCCTCTCCGCCGCCCGCCAGAAGGAACGGGCGACCGGGTCGTGA